A region of the Portunus trituberculatus isolate SZX2019 chromosome 21, ASM1759143v1, whole genome shotgun sequence genome:
aACACAAGGTGCTTCATCCCTTCGTTCATGACCGTTAACTtactcccctcatttcccctcatcgCCGCCGCTCCTCGTCCCTCCCACGTCACTCGCATCAAAGCTGGTGTCACAGGGAAAGATGCTTCAATAGAAATGCGACGACATTAAATTATTACGCTACGATTGAATTCTTTGTCTTGGTTCGTCACGAGATGGGAGGAATTaatttagatgtgtgtgtgcgtgtgtgtgtgtgtgtgtgtgtgtgtgtgtgtgtgtgtgtgtgtgtgtgtgtgtgtgtgtgtctgtgtgtgtgtgtgtagggggttGAAGGCTCAGGATTtgggtgagtgaataagtgGAGGATGGGTGGATGTGTGGTTGAGTTGGTAGTGCAttgttagacacacacacacacacacacacacacacacacacacacacacacacacacacatttctcgcGCTGTTCCCTGCTGTGTCGCCTCGCCATACAGAAAACAGCCGCGCGCTCCCCAGGGATTGTAATAACAGTTGGCATGGGGACACCTGCCTGTATAGCACCTGTTGTCATTAattacacctgagagagagagagagagagagagagagagagagagagagagtgagtgagtgagtgagtgagagagagagagagagagagagagagagagagagagagagagagagagagagagagagagagagagagagagagagagagagagagagagacttaccggGCTACATGTCGTTCCCAATTaacgttgtggtggtggcggtggtggttgcggtagtggtgttggtgttggtggtggtggtggtgggggtagtggtggtagaggtagtggttgtggtggtggtggtgggtgggtgtgatgAGCGGGCCACCATCTGGGTGAGgctggtgggtggatgggtctgGAACACCAAGAGGGTGACACTCTCGGGCTGTCTGGTGGGTGAGTCGCCCGGGCCACCCCCGCCCATGCTGCGCCCCCGCCCCTGCACGCCTGCCATCAGACAGCCCAGCTTGACGAAAATGTGCGGCAGGACCTCCACCAGCTCCCGCCGCAAGTTGGTGTTGAGCCAGCCGTACAGCACGGGGTTGATGCTCGCCGAGCTCATGGCCATGATGTGCGAGGCACCGAAGACGGCATAGAAGTGGGTTGGTTCCCGCAAACCCTCGTATTCAAAGTCCGCGAGGAGATTGACCACGTGCCAGGGCAGCCAGCACACGGCGAAGGCCACAGCGAtggtggagaggaggatggtggtctTACGGTTCCTTTCGATCTCCCTCTCTGCACGGCGCGCGTCGTACTGGCCCATCAGGTGGTGGCCCAGGTAGTGCTTAATGCGGGCGTGCACCACGCTCAGCACCAGGATGGGGATGCCGTACTGCGTCATCAGCAGCAAGATCAACCACGTGTTCCTCGCCGCCCGCGACGGCCATTGAAAAATGCATCGCTTGTACAGCACGATATGTCCCAGCTTGAcctgagggaggggagaagaagcaCACTGACAGGAAGAAAACACACCATTGCCTACTGCTGCAAGAGCCATGCCACGCAAGATATACTGAAAAAAGTGTTTATGGCTGTTTCATTACAACTCATGGTCAGTTATAGCTACGTACAAAACCCTTAATATATAGCTTCCCCATCCTTGGGCCTCACCTAACTCAtacaagagggaaggaggccACTGTGGTTCACGTACCTGAGTCACGCTGTGGTAAAAGTACAGCGGCATCGTGAACAACACGGAGGAGGTCCAGATGGCAGCGATGGAGGACGTGACGTGCACTTTACTCCGCGATGACCTGCCCACCTTGACGATAGTGGCGTAGCGATCCACGGCGATGGCCAGCACCGTCGAGGTGGACACCAAAATGTTGGCACCCTGCAACACCGGCACCAGCTTGCACAACAGGTCCCCCATCCCCCAGTTCTTGTAGAGTAGCCCCACCAGCGTGATGGGCATGCACACCAGGCACATGCTGAGGTCAGACACCGTCAGGTTGATGATGTACAGGTTGCGCGGCGTTCTCATGGTCTTCTTGCGCCAGATGATCCAGCCCACCATGAGATTGCCGCTCACGCCCAGTACCATCAGGCTGGCGTAGCACACGATGAACACCACCTGCGTCACGGGGTCCAGGTAGCCATCCTGCTCCCCCGCCAGCACGTCCAGCAGCTCATCCGACGAGAAGTTAAAGAGCGGGTGTTGCACTGAGGAACCGTTGCTGCCGTTGATGGCCAAGGCGTCTACCAGCAGGAGGCTCAGACGGTCTATAGGCAGGAGTTGCACCGACGCCCTGTCCTCCTGGAACAGATCCCCGCAGGACACCGGCTCGCCACACGGCAGCCCCCCAAACTCCCTCAGACCCGCACCGTCGCCCAGGCTCTCCAGCGCCGTCTCATCTGCAGTATTTTGATTGGGATCCTCTAACATtctttggtggtggcggtagaggTGCTGGTGGCGAGATGGTGTCCGGTGTTGAAGAGTTCCTCTCGCTCCGGCGCAAGAGTCTCCCAGCGATGCCGCCCTCTTACTTCATGCCCTCAGGACTCCCCGGCCACCCTCCGTACCGGAGGACCTGCCTGAGCGTCGTCAGCCTCCTAGTCTTCCCTTGGAGAGCTAAACCCgatcactctctcttcctctgctccCCTGATGTCAGCAAAACACGAAGGAATCTCCTTAATTTCCTGATAGCGATGGGGAcgtgcaggaggaggtggagtaggaaaaggaagaatgagagaaaagaaggaagaagaggatgagaggactgagagagagagagagagagtgtcacatTATGCGGCGTCGCTGCTGCGGCGAAACCGTATGCGGTAAAATCCCGCCGCAGTGCCTGCATCCTGTCACACATAAGCGGCGAAGTCGTTCAGTATCCCCAGAAGCCAGCCTAGAGAGTTGACTATCATGTTGTCAAAACTAAAAGTTATTTGTGCATCAGAAGCAGAAGGCTTACTGAAAGAGCCAACTCGTCGTAAACACTGGGTTCATCCATTTAACGCTGAACGAGAAACAAGTAAAAGATTTGAAAAGTTTTATGAGAATATacgaaaatatgatgaaagatTTTTGTGAGTATTACAAAATGTCCAAACCTTCTTTTGATGAGCTGCTGGAAGTGCTGAGGCCTCATATCTCCAAGCAAAATACAAAGTTTCGAAGATCATTATCTCCAGAAGAAAGACTAACAATTACACtaagatgagtaaaaaaaaaaaaaaacattgtgacTATAATATTATATTCAGATTGAAAAACATGGGGATGTAATACGGTAACTACAATATATCATAATATTCATTTCTAAATGCAAGAAATAatcaaatgtacaaataaaatattccttgaattaaaaaaaaaaatctccataaTCGAAGCAAGTAGATGtttagtaaggagaatgaggagacacTACGTCAAATACTTGAAAGCCCTGTGAAGACATGAGTTGGGTATCTATGGTGCCATGATTGACAAGAGTTTGAGTTGGCCTTGCGTGAAtacactgaataaataaatcagtgtcAAACATCTTGTAACAATGGAGCGCCGGATGCGGCGCGGCCGTCTGGTGTGACCACGTGCATAGAACTGTGTGTTTTCTCAGTCCCACGACACTCGGTCGGATGCGGCGGTGCGGCGGTGACGACGATGCCGCAGCGCCGCATGCTGCGGCACAGTGCGGCGGAAACGGCAGCGCCGCACTAGTGTGACACCTCtcattggtttgtgtgtgttatcacattttttttcacgtgCGGCGCCGCATGCGTTTCCGTCGCAGCGGCGCCGACGCATAGTGTGACACCGGCCTAATCAGAATTCCAAGTTCAAATAACAGTCATCGAAATTTACCGGCTTATGAAATGACGAGAAATGTAGTGAAGCAAGTCTTAGTCTCTCAAAGCAACACTAAAAGGTCAGACTACGCCAACTACATGGCTGTTCCAATCATTCACAAGCCTAGACTGGAATTGTTGGTAAGCttgctgcatgtgtgtgtgtgtgtgtgtgtgtgtgtgtgtgtgtgtgtgtgtgtgtgtgtgtgtgtgtgtgtgtgtgtccattggGCATTGCATACAACAGTCGGATTATTGTCAGATTATCATGGAAGCAAGCGACAAGTAAGTAATTCCATTCTTTGCTCTTTACAAAATCCAGTTTccattgtttgttttctctcccagactgtcttttttctttttattttattttcttcaattctaCTTCcctaccaactctctctctctctctctctctctctctctctctctctctctctctctctctctctctctctctctctctctctctctctctctctctctctctctctctctctctctctctctctctctctctctctctcttttcacatcTGACCTcgatattccttctctcttcaacctctatatcttcccttctctttcatcttgttccttttccttccttcgtgtcttcgttctttcccttcatcttcctcctcctcctttccctttctcctcctcctccttctcttcctcctctcctcctcctcctcctcctcctcctcctcctcctcctcctcctcctcctcctcctcctcctcctcctcctcctccatctctttccattCCACTACCTGATTTCTATATCATTTCATGCCCGCATCTTCTTCTACactacagtcaccaccaccaccaccaccaccaccaccaccaccaccaccaccaccactactactactactactactactactactactactactactactttcatacTTTGCGAATAATTGACGTTAAAGGCTTAGTTTCGTCTATTCACtctgttagtgtgtgtttagTCTTTGTTAAAGTCACCTAACTTAACTCTCGGTCATAAACACTCACTTCTTTGTCATAGTTGGGTTTAAATGATTAATATACGTGCAAAGCAGATTTATAGGATATTTGCAACGGTATATAAAGAGTTGAGAGATTAAGAGCTTCATTTTCTATTCGCCTCACTACAAAACTAATTAGCATACTGATATACAAAAATATGTGCCAGCGAAAGGCTAAGGTATTGTAGGAAATTTTTTTTGTAGTGAAAGGACTATGATTGGGGGATTTCGTTTGATAAAGAAAAGTGCCGACGGTGATGGTAGTGACCTAATAGTtagtaatgttagtagtagtagtagtagtagtagtagtagtagtagtagtagtagtagtagtagtagtagtagtagtagtagtagtagtagtagtagcagtattattattattattattattattagtagtagtagtagtagtagtagtaatagttgttgttgtagtatggTAGTAgtaagtatagtagtagtagtagtagtagcagcagtagtagtggtggtagtagtagtagtgagtagtagtggtagtggttttgttgttgttgttgttgttgtagtggttgttgtagtagtggtgtagtagtggtagtagtaggtagtagtgtagtggtagtagtggttgtagtgagtaatagtagcagtggtgttgttcttgttgtagtagtggtggtgcaaacagtggtagcagtagtgtggtagtggtagtgcagtagtagtggtgagtgtTGGTGGTTTGTtgagtagtggttgttgttttgttgttgtggtagcattattgttgttattattattgttattattattattattattattattattattattattattattattattaccatcatcatcattattattattattagtagtagtagtggtagtagtagtagcagtgcagtggtagtagtagtagtagtagtagtagtagtaatagtagtagtagtagtactgtagtagtagtagtggtaactgAAAGCGTCACGAACCCAGGAATCTTGTGGCACTAATCTGACGGGCAATCCTTCAGACCTTCAATATTTCCTTAAAAGTAATCGCAATTTCTCATCATCATACATTGAA
Encoded here:
- the LOC123507111 gene encoding neuropeptide Y receptor type 6-like, giving the protein MLEDPNQNTADETALESLGDGAGLREFGGLPCGEPVSCGDLFQEDRASVQLLPIDRLSLLLVDALAINGSNGSSVQHPLFNFSSDELLDVLAGEQDGYLDPVTQVVFIVCYASLMVLGVSGNLMVGWIIWRKKTMRTPRNLYIINLTVSDLSMCLVCMPITLVGLLYKNWGMGDLLCKLVPVLQGANILVSTSTVLAIAVDRYATIVKVGRSSRSKVHVTSSIAAIWTSSVLFTMPLYFYHSVTQVKLGHIVLYKRCIFQWPSRAARNTWLILLLMTQYGIPILVLSVVHARIKHYLGHHLMGQYDARRAEREIERNRKTTILLSTIAVAFAVCWLPWHVVNLLADFEYEGLREPTHFYAVFGASHIMAMSSASINPVLYGWLNTNLRRELVEVLPHIFVKLGCLMAGVQGRGRSMGGGGPGDSPTRQPESVTLLVFQTHPPTSLTQMVARSSHPPTTTTTTTTSTTTTPTTTTTNTNTTTATTTATTTTLIGNDM